Proteins found in one Lutimonas zeaxanthinifaciens genomic segment:
- a CDS encoding glycosyl hydrolase, with protein sequence MQQYLPLKIVTFLFLLNSLIISAQVTVGNGSYATTFPGTDAAGRNGFPSGSPQLSGNAAGKPVPTNDWWSTLIKENHADNLFNYPMTLKTTNQGLIVTYIPWGPIGDSSPIEVRLSGLNTSKATASNFSDWTVTMNWKNSGHELKATSGIGMPFIYFEKENDDVVEIKVNSGTVSVDGELLIIKDASHGADFVFYGPAGSTWSASGSTYTSTLNGRNYWSMAMLPQGTTNIKAVALEYKKYAYVFPVNTNTEWNYDESSSKLTTTFNVITEVKEGSETNVLLGLLPHQWNNLATGSATPDEYSYESVRGELKTLNGNSFTVENTFKGILPTLPNLVHFSPEYSPADLNSKISQIENDALATWTDSYNEGQVMNRLIQTARIADQIGNTEARDKMIATIKERLEDWLSYQSGEVAFLFYYNDTWSSMLGYPAGHGQDNNINDHHFHWGYFIHAAAFMEQYEPGWADKWGDMIRLLIRDAASDNRNDDQFPFLRNFSPYAGHSWANGFATFPQGNDQESTSESMQFASSLIHWGTITEDDAIRDLGIYIYTTEQTAIDEYWFDMYQRNFQPTQQYSLVSRVWGNSYDNGTFWTADIAASYGIEMYPIHGGSLYLGHNQEYASSLWTEITANTGILNNEENPNLWHDTYWKFLSLIDPQSALDLYDSYPDRNLKFGISDAQTYHWLHGMKAMGTVDASVTANYPIAVSFKDNGQTTYVAHNYSDSGITVDFSDGFSLQVPANSMATNRDLNVSGVLSADFYHVDQNESVNLTATTEGSGITKVAFYNDDKLLGEDSGAPYELSISNLELGIYSVYAKVYAGSDFNVTNVITVQVGNQVPYPGTPHAIPGTIQAGHYDTFEGGIGQNITYFDSTADNQGGFRPEEYVDAVSDINEGANLGWITAGEWLEYTIDVEKTGCYDLNLRYASGNNGGGGPFYFEIEGEKVSPDIVMSTTGGWANWNSKASSINLTKGEHVLRLAVDNGEFNLGKMTFTYNSDVCIPVEIGLPFDFEASPVSSDFISFNGGTATVEPVTSPQDLNNSSENLAKIIRDGGDVWAGAYLNLQGGLDFSSAKYLTLKLWTEAPVGTTVRMKLEQQSNPGAFAELDVLTKESGTWETLSWDFSRLGATLYDRIVFMFDFGNTGDGSPNSTFYFDDVDQVATLSARDWNYDSIRIYPNPVTNILYLKSSGITEFTKIEIYSVLGEKVLEQKSDLSMVNVESLINGIYFLKVYNEKSYNTIKIIKK encoded by the coding sequence ATGCAACAATATTTACCTTTAAAAATAGTCACCTTTCTTTTTCTTCTTAATTCTTTAATTATTTCCGCACAGGTTACTGTGGGAAATGGAAGCTATGCAACAACCTTTCCCGGCACGGATGCTGCGGGAAGAAACGGATTTCCTTCAGGTTCCCCTCAATTAAGTGGAAATGCGGCAGGAAAACCGGTTCCAACAAATGATTGGTGGTCAACGCTGATCAAAGAAAACCATGCCGATAATCTATTCAATTACCCAATGACCTTAAAAACAACGAATCAAGGTTTAATTGTAACCTATATTCCCTGGGGGCCCATTGGAGATTCTTCACCTATAGAAGTGAGGCTTTCAGGATTAAATACCTCAAAAGCAACTGCATCTAATTTCTCTGACTGGACGGTCACAATGAACTGGAAAAACAGTGGGCATGAACTAAAAGCAACTTCTGGTATTGGAATGCCTTTTATCTACTTTGAAAAAGAAAATGATGATGTTGTTGAAATCAAAGTTAATTCCGGAACTGTATCGGTTGATGGGGAATTACTTATCATAAAGGATGCATCACATGGGGCAGATTTTGTGTTTTATGGCCCTGCAGGAAGTACATGGTCTGCTTCAGGATCAACATATACATCAACTTTAAACGGGAGAAATTACTGGTCGATGGCCATGCTTCCTCAAGGTACTACCAACATAAAGGCAGTTGCCCTGGAATATAAAAAGTATGCCTATGTTTTTCCTGTAAATACAAATACCGAATGGAATTACGATGAGTCGAGTTCAAAGCTCACAACAACGTTTAACGTAATTACAGAAGTAAAGGAAGGATCAGAAACAAATGTTCTGCTTGGACTATTGCCACATCAATGGAACAATCTGGCAACAGGCTCGGCAACACCTGATGAATATAGCTATGAGTCGGTCAGAGGAGAATTGAAAACCTTGAACGGAAACAGTTTTACAGTAGAAAATACGTTTAAGGGAATCCTGCCTACCTTGCCAAATTTAGTTCATTTTAGCCCGGAATACAGTCCTGCTGACCTGAATTCGAAAATTTCACAAATTGAAAACGACGCGCTTGCAACATGGACGGATTCCTATAATGAGGGCCAGGTTATGAATCGATTGATCCAGACGGCAAGAATAGCGGATCAAATCGGTAATACAGAAGCAAGAGATAAAATGATCGCGACCATTAAAGAACGATTGGAAGATTGGTTAAGCTATCAATCGGGTGAGGTTGCATTCTTATTTTATTACAATGATACCTGGTCGTCCATGCTGGGTTATCCGGCTGGTCACGGACAGGATAATAATATTAATGATCACCATTTTCACTGGGGTTATTTTATTCATGCAGCCGCTTTTATGGAGCAATATGAGCCTGGTTGGGCCGATAAATGGGGAGACATGATCCGTTTGTTAATTCGAGATGCGGCATCTGACAACAGAAATGACGATCAGTTTCCTTTTTTAAGAAATTTCAGTCCTTATGCAGGACATAGCTGGGCAAATGGATTTGCTACTTTCCCACAGGGGAACGATCAGGAATCCACCTCAGAAAGTATGCAGTTTGCTTCCTCTTTAATTCATTGGGGAACCATTACTGAAGATGATGCAATCAGAGATTTGGGAATCTATATCTATACAACCGAACAAACAGCTATTGATGAGTATTGGTTTGATATGTATCAACGAAATTTTCAACCCACACAACAGTATAGCCTGGTTTCCAGGGTTTGGGGGAATTCATATGATAACGGTACCTTCTGGACGGCTGATATTGCCGCTTCCTACGGTATAGAGATGTATCCGATTCACGGAGGTTCACTGTATCTAGGCCATAACCAGGAATATGCAAGCAGCCTATGGACAGAGATCACGGCGAATACCGGAATTTTGAATAATGAAGAAAACCCAAATTTATGGCATGATACCTATTGGAAATTTCTTTCTTTGATCGATCCTCAGTCTGCCTTAGACCTCTATGATTCTTATCCTGATCGAAATTTAAAATTTGGTATTTCGGATGCGCAAACGTATCACTGGTTGCATGGAATGAAGGCTATGGGGACGGTTGATGCTTCCGTAACGGCCAATTATCCGATTGCCGTATCTTTTAAAGATAACGGGCAAACAACTTATGTGGCTCATAATTATTCCGACAGCGGCATCACAGTTGATTTTTCTGATGGTTTTAGCCTTCAGGTACCTGCCAATTCAATGGCTACCAACCGGGACCTAAATGTATCCGGCGTGCTTTCTGCAGATTTCTATCATGTAGATCAAAATGAAAGTGTGAACCTCACAGCAACAACTGAAGGCAGTGGCATCACCAAAGTTGCATTTTATAATGATGATAAATTGCTCGGGGAAGACAGCGGCGCTCCTTATGAATTGAGCATTTCTAATTTAGAATTAGGAATCTATTCTGTTTATGCCAAGGTTTATGCTGGCTCAGACTTTAATGTTACTAATGTGATCACTGTTCAGGTGGGTAACCAGGTTCCTTATCCGGGAACTCCACACGCCATTCCGGGGACAATACAGGCAGGGCACTATGATACTTTTGAAGGAGGAATTGGTCAGAACATCACTTATTTTGATTCTACTGCAGACAATCAGGGAGGTTTCAGGCCGGAAGAATATGTCGATGCAGTCTCGGACATAAACGAAGGAGCAAACCTTGGTTGGATTACGGCAGGAGAGTGGTTGGAGTATACCATAGATGTTGAAAAAACAGGATGTTATGATCTTAATTTAAGATATGCTTCGGGTAACAACGGAGGAGGAGGGCCTTTCTACTTTGAGATAGAAGGAGAAAAAGTAAGTCCTGATATTGTTATGTCAACTACAGGAGGTTGGGCTAACTGGAATAGTAAGGCCAGCAGCATTAATCTTACAAAAGGCGAACATGTTTTAAGATTGGCAGTGGATAATGGAGAGTTTAATTTGGGCAAAATGACATTCACGTATAATTCTGATGTTTGCATCCCCGTAGAAATAGGATTACCCTTTGATTTTGAAGCCTCTCCGGTTAGCTCTGATTTTATCAGTTTTAATGGAGGAACTGCAACGGTAGAGCCGGTTACTTCGCCCCAGGACCTCAATAATTCCAGTGAGAACCTGGCAAAAATCATAAGGGATGGAGGAGATGTCTGGGCCGGTGCCTATCTAAATTTACAAGGAGGATTAGATTTCTCATCAGCAAAGTATTTGACCTTAAAATTATGGACAGAAGCCCCGGTTGGCACAACAGTAAGGATGAAACTTGAACAACAATCGAATCCGGGAGCTTTTGCGGAATTGGATGTGCTTACCAAAGAATCAGGAACCTGGGAGACATTAAGCTGGGATTTTTCCCGTTTAGGGGCAACGTTGTATGACAGGATCGTTTTTATGTTTGATTTTGGAAATACAGGAGATGGTTCCCCAAACTCTACATTCTATTTTGATGATGTTGATCAAGTCGCAACACTTAGTGCCAGAGATTGGAACTATGATTCCATAAGGATTTATCCGAATCCGGTGACAAATATTCTTTATTTGAAATCTTCAGGCATAACTGAATTTACCAAAATTGAAATATATTCGGTGCTGGGAGAGAAGGTTTTGGAGCAAAAATCAGATCTGAGCATGGTGAATGTTGAAAGCCTGATCAATGGAATTTACTTTCTAAAGGTTTACAACGAGAAAAGTTATAATACCATAAAGATTATTAAGAAATAG